The Solanum lycopersicum chromosome 6, SLM_r2.1 genome has a window encoding:
- the LOC101254103 gene encoding uncharacterized protein: MGDQVLVSVDEMLGSGSHTNEQVLESVREMLGSGLDSNGQQITVVPSSNSVLIDQPLAIGQEFPDVDTCRRTLKEIAISLHFEIRIVKSDRSRFIAKCSKEGCPWRVHVSKCPGVPTFTIRTLHGEHTCEGVQSLHHQQASVGWVARSVESRVRDNPQYKPKEILQDIQSQHGVAVSYMQAWRGKERSMAALHGTFEEGYQLLPAYCEQIRKTNPGSIASIATGQENCFQRLFISYRAAIYGFLNACRPLLELDRVHLKGKYLGLLFCAAAVDANDTLFPLAIAVVDVESDENWMWFMSELRKLLGVNTDSMPRLTILSERSAGMVEAVETHFPNAFHGYCLRYISENFRDTFKNSKLVNIFWNAVYALTTSEFESKVSEMVDISQDVLQWFHHYNPQQWAVAFFEGLRYGHFSLGITEVLYNWALECHELPVVQMMEHIRQQVTSWSNDRRNMGMRWTSILVPSAEKRISEAIADARCYKVLRANEIEFEIVSTERTNIVDIRSRVCSCRRWQLFGVPCAHAAAALISCGQNAQLFAEPCFTVHSYRETYSQMIYPIPDRSLWNEAGEGTDGGGANVDIIIRPPKTRRPPGRPKKKVLRIESFKRPKRVVQCGRCHMLGHSQKKCSLPS; the protein is encoded by the coding sequence ATGGGGGATCAAGTATTGGTATCAGTAGATGAGATGTTAGGATCGGGGTCTCATACGAATGAGCAAGTATTGGAATCGGTACGTGAGATGTTAGGATCAGGACTTGATTCAAACGGTCAGCAGATTACTGTAGTACCCAGTTCTAATAGTGTGTTGATTGACCAGCCTTTAGCGATTGGGCAAGAGTTCCCGGATGTTGATACTTGTAGAAGGACTTTGAAAGAGATAGCGATATCGTTGCATTTTGAAATTCGAATAGTAAAGTCAGATAGGAGTAGATTCATAGCTAAGTGCTCCAAAGAGGGTTGTCCGTGGCGTGTTCATGTGTCAAAATGTCCAGGAGTTCCTACATTTACGATAAGGACTCTTCATGGTGAGCATACATGTGAGGGGGTTCAGAGCCTTCACCATCAGCAAGCATCGGTGGGTTGGGTTGCAAGATCAGTTGAATCGCGGGTGAGGGATAATCCTCAGTATAAACCAAAGGAGATTTTGCAGGATATCCAGAGTCAACATGGGGTTGCTGTGTCTTATATGCAAGCATGGCGAGGTAAGGAGCGCAGCATGGCTGCTCTACATGGAACCTTTGAAGAAGGTTATCAGCTTCTTCCTGCATATTGTGAACAGATAAGGAAGACTAATCCAGGGAGCATTGCATCAATTGCCACTGGACAGGAGAATTGTTTCCAGCGACTGTTTATCTCATATCGTGCAGCAATTTATGGATTTTTAAATGCTTGCCGGCCACTTTTGGAACTTGATAGAGTTCATTTAAAAGGGAAGTACCTGGGTTTGTTATTCTGTGCTGCAGCTGTTGATGCTAATGATACATTGTTTCCTTTGGCAATAGCTGTTGTCGATGTGGAAAGTGATGAGAACTGGATGTGGTTTATGTCGGAGCTACGCAAACTTCTGGGTGTAAATACGGACAGTATGCCAAGACTTACTATACTTTCTGAGAGATCAGCTGGTATGGTTGAGGCAGTTGAGACTCATTTTCCAAATGCATTTCATGGTTATTGCCTACGTTATATCAGTGAAAACTTTCGAGATACATTTAAGAACTCGAAATTAGTGAACATTTTTTGGAATGCAGTGTATGCACTAACCACATCTGAGTTTGAGAGCAAAGTTTCCGAGATGGTAGATATTTCACAAGATGTGCTACAATGGTTTCACCATTACAATCCGCAGCAGTGGGCTGTTGCATTTTTTGAAGGGTTACGATATGGTCATTTTTCACTGGGGATCACAGAAGTGTTGTATAACTGGGCACTAGAGTGTCATGAACTTCCTGTTGTGCAGATGATGGAGCACATCCGCCAACAAGTAACATCATGGTCTAATGATCGCCGAAATATGGGCATGAGGTGGACATCGATACTCGTGCCATCTGCTGAAAAGAGAATTTCAGAAGCAATTGCTGATGCTCGCTGCTATAAAGTTCTACGAGCAAATGAAATTGAATTTGAGATTGTATCAACTGAGAGGACAAATATTGTGGACATACGAAGTCGTGTGTGCTCATGTCGCCGTTGGCAACTCTTTGGTGTGCCGTGTGCACATGCTGCTGCTGCACTTATCTCTTGTGGGCAGAATGCCCAGTTATTTGCCGAGCCTTGTTTCACGGTCCACAGTTATCGTGAAACCTATTCACAAATGATATATCCAATTCCTGATAGGAGCTTGTGGAATGAGGCTGGGGAGGGTACAGACGGTGGGGGAGCAaatgttgatattataattcGACCACCAAAAACCCGACGTCCTCCTGGCAGGCCCAAAAAGAAGGTTCTTCGCATAGAGAGTTTCAAGCGTCCAAAGAGAGTCGTTCAATGTGGTCGATGCCATATGTTGGGACATTCTCAGAAAAAATGCTCGTTGCCTAGTTAA